A stretch of DNA from Erwinia aphidicola:
GCAGCGACAAAGATCTGGAACAATCCATCAACATGACGAAAGCGGAAGCCAAAGCGGCTTTCAACAACGACATGGTGTACATGGAGAAGTACCTGGAAAACCCTCGCCACGTCGAAATTCAGGTATTGGCAGATGGTCAGGGCAACGCGATCTATCTGGCAGAACGTGACTGCTCCATGCAGCGCCGTCACCAGAAAGTCGTGGAAGAGGCGCCAGCACCAGGCATCACCGAAGAGATGCGTCGCTACATCGGCGAGCGCTGCTCGAAAGCCTGCGTAGAGATCGGCTATCGCGGTGCAGGTACCTTCGAGTTCCTGTACGAAAACGGCGAGTTCTACTTCATTGAGATGAACACCCGTATTCAGGTTGAGCACCCGGTTACCGAGATGATCACCGGCGTTGACCTGATCAAAGAGCAGCTGCGCATTGCTGCCGGTCAGCCGCTGTCGATCAAACAGGAAGAGGTGATCATCCGTGGTCATGCGGTGGAATGCCGTATTAACGCTGAAGATCCTAACACCTTCCTGCCAAGCCCTGGCAAGATCACCCGCTTCCATGCACCGGGTGGCTTTGGCGTGCGCTGGGAATCTCATATCTACGCCGGCTATACCGTGCCGCCGTACTATGATTCCATGATCGGCAAACTGATCACTTTCGGTGAGAACCGCGATGTGGCGATTTCACGCATGAAAAATGCGCTGGCTGAGCTGATCATCGATGGGATCAAAACCAATATCGAACTGCAGATGAAAATCATGTCAGACGAGAACTTCCAGCACGGTGGGACCAATATCCACTATCTGGAGAAGAAACTCGGCCTGCAGGAGAAGTAATCAAGCGCGGGTCTGGCATGCCTGCCCCTGCCCGTGGGGGGCGGTTATCGCGCCACTGCGCTATTGTTGCGGGCCGGGCATGCCCGGCCCGCAACAATGTCAGCGATCGATATGCAGAGGGGCCGATTATTCGGCCCCTTCTTATTTGGGAAAGAAACGCATGGAAAAACGTTTTGTACAGGCCCACCGTGAAGCTCGCTGGTCTTTCTGGCTGGCGGTGGCTTATCTCGCCTGCTGGGCGCTGTCAGCCTGGCTGCCGGGCGACGCGCAGGGGGTAACCGGCCTGCCGCACTGGTTCGAAATGGCCTGCCTGCTAATACCCGGCCTGTTTATCTTTCTCTGCTGGCTGATGGTGCGCGTCGTCTTCCGCGACATTCCTCTGGAGGACGATAAACATGAAGTTTGAAATTATTCTGCCGCTGATTGGCTATCTGCTGCTGGTCGCCGGTTTATCTGTCTTTGCCATGCGCCAGCGCCGCGCCGGCAGCTTCCTGAGCGAGTATTTCCTCGGCAGCCGCTCGATGGGCGGCTTTGTGCTGGCCATGACGCTGACAACCACCTATATCAGCGCCAGTTCATTTATCGGCGGTCCGGGAGCAGCCTATAAATATGGGCTCGGCTGGGTGCTGCTGTCGATGGTGCAGGTGCCTGCCGTCTGGCTGTCGCTTGGCGTGCTGGGCAAGAAGTTTGCCATTCTGGCGCGCCGCTACAATGCAGTCACCCTCAACGATATGCTGTACGCGCGCTATCGCAGCCCGCTGCTGGTGTGGCTGGCAAGCCTGAGCCTGCTGGTCGCCTTTATCGGCGCGATGACCGTGCAGTTCATCGGCGGAGCGCGCCTGCTGGAAACCGCCGCCGGGATCCCCTACGACAAAGGTCTGCTGATTTTTGGCAGCACCATTGCGCTGTATACCGCCCTTGGCGGCTTCCGCGCCAGCGTGCTGAATGATGCGATGCAGGGCGTGGTGATGCTGATTGGCACCTTCCTGTTACTGTTTGCCGTGATCCATGCCGCAGGCGGAATGCACAGCGCCGTCAGCACGCTGCAGAAAATTGATCCGCAGCTGGTCTCTTCATCCGGCGTCGGGGGCATTTTGACGCCCACCTTCCTTGCCTCGTTTTCGGTGCTGGTCTGCTTTGGGGTGATTGGCCTGCCGCATACGGCGGTGCGCTGCATCTCCTATAAAGACAGTAAGGCGATGCATCTGGCGATCCTGCTCGGCACCGTGGTGGTCGCCGTGCTGATGCTGGGTATGCACCTGGCGGGCGCGCTGGGACGCGCGGTACTGCCTGACCTGGCGATCCCCGATCAGGTGATCCCGACGCTGATGATCCAGGTGTTGCCGCCGCTGGCTGCCGGCATTTTCCTGGCGGCACCGATGGCGGCGATCATGTCCACCATTAATGCCCAGCTGCTACAATCATCGGCGACGATCGTCAAAGATCTGTTTTTGCGCGTGCGCCCGCAGCACCTGGATAACGAACCGCTGCTGAAACGTCTCTCTTCCGCGATAACCCTGGTGCTGGGCATGCTGCTGCTGCTGGCGGCCTGGAACCCGCCGGATATGATCATCTGGCTTAATCTGCTGGCCTTTGGCGGTCTGGAAGCGGTGTTCCTCTGGCCGCTGGTACTGGGCCTTTATTGGGAGCGCGCTAACGCTGCTGGCGCACTGAGCAGTATGATCGCCGGTGCCGGTTGCTATACCCTGCTCGCCAGCCTGAATCTGCAACCGTGGGGCTTCCACCCTATCGTGCCAGCGCTGCTGCTTAGCCTGCTGGCGTTTGTCATTGGCAACCGCTTTGGCCGTGTTGACGCCGAAGCGGACACTGCCGCCCTATTGTCTGAATAAAGAGAATCGCTATGCCCTGGATACAAATGAAAATTAACAGCACCGGCGCCCAGGCTGAAGAGCTGAGCGACGCGCTGATCGAGAACGGGGCCGTTTCGGTCACCTTCCAGGATACGCATGATAATCCGGTGTTTGAGCCGCTGCCGGGCGAAACGCGCCTGTGGGGCGATACCGATGTGATTGGCCTGTTTGATGCCGAAACGGAGATGGAAGATGTCATCGCCGGGCTGGAGCAGTGCCCGCTGTTAGGCGCAGGTTTTCCGCATAAAATTGAGCAGATCGAGGACAAAGACTGGGAGCGTGAGTGGATGGATAACTTCCACCCGATGCGTTTCGGCGAGCGCCTGTGGATCTGCCCGAGCTGGCGCGATGTGCCGGACCCGCAGGCGGTGAACGTGATGCTTGACCCGGGCCTGGCGTTTGGCACCGGCACCCATCCCACTACCGCGCTGTGCCTTGCCTGGCTTGACGGCCTCGACCTGGCAGGCAAAACGGTGATCGACTTCGGCTGTGGCTCCGGCATTCTGGCGATTGCCGCGCTGAAGCTGGGGGCCGCCGCCGCTATCGGCATTGATATCGATCCACAGGCGATTCAGGCCAGCCGTGATAACGCCGAGCGTAACGGCGTATCAGAGCGTCTGTCGCTCTATCTGCCACACCAGCAGCCGGAGTACCTCAGTGCCGATGTGGTGGTGGCGAATATCCTTGCCGGCCCGCTGCGCGAACTGGCACCGCTGATTAGCGTACTGCCGATCGGCGGCGGGCATCTGGGTCTTTCCGGCGTACTGGCCAGCCAGGCCGAGAGCGTGTGTGAAGCCTATGCCGATACCTTTGTTCTCGACCCGGTGGCCGAGAAAGAAGAGTGGTGTCGCATTACCGGGATCCGCCGATAAAACAACCACCTGGCGCAGATCGGATGAGCTGCGCCAGCGCTTTACATCCGTCAGATGTCCCGAATAACAGGCAAACTGACGTGAATTATGTTGTTATCCAGGTCACAAAAAAAGAAAAATCTTTGTACACAATTTCGTCAATTTTTTTTAATCCCTTGTTTTATAAATGATTTAAAAAAATAAGCCCGCCAGGTAAGGCTTACCAGCCCCTGGCAACAGCGAATTGTTCAAAGTTTGGCCTTTCATCTTCCTGAAAAAATGCGTAATATACGCCGCCTTGCGGACACACTATGGTCACTTTTTTTTCATGCGCATAGGAAATCACCAGCTTCGTAATCGTTTGATTGCAGCCCCGATGGCCGGGATAACAGACAGGCCATTCAGGACCCTTTGCTATGCAATGGGCGCTGGGATGACTGTTTCCGAGATGATGTCGTCTAATCCTGAAGTCTGGAGCAGCGATAAGTCACGGTTGCGTATGGTTCACAGTGACGAACCTGGTATTCGTACCGTGCAAATTGCCGGTTGTGACCCGGAAGAGATGGCGGCAGCCGCGCGTATCAATGCAGCATCGGGTGCGCAGGTCATCGACATCAACATGGGGTGTCCGGCCAAAAAAGTGAATCGTAAGATGGCAGGTTCGGCACTGCTGCAGCATCCTGAGCTGGTGCAGTCTATCCTCTCAGCGGTGGTTAATGCAGTCGACGTACCGGTGACCTTAAAGATTCGCACTGGCTGGGATAGCGACAACCGCAACTGCGTAGAGATTGCCCAATTGGCTGAACGCTGTGGGATTCAGGCCCTGACCATTCACGGACGCACACGCGCGTGTTTGTTCAACGGCGAAGCTGAGTACGACAGCATTCGGACAGTTAAGCAGAACGTATCCATTCCGGTTATCGCGAATGGAGACATTACTGACCCGCATAAAGCCAGAGCCGTACTTGACTATACGGGGGCTGATGCCCTGATGATAGGACGGGCGGCTCAGGGAAGACCGTGGATCTTCCGGGAAATCCAGCACTATCTGGACACTGGGGAGCTGCTGGCACCGATGCCACTAGCTGAAGTAAAGCGCTTGCTCATCGGGCACTTACGGGAACTGCACGACTTTTATGGTCATCGCAAGGGATACCGTATTGCCCGGAAGCACGTCTCCTGGTATCTGCAGGAGCACGCCCCAAACGACCAGTTTCGGCGCACATTCAACGCCATAGAGGATGCCAGCGAACAGCTGGAGGCGTTGGAGGCATACTTCGAAAATCTTGCGTAATTAGAAATAAAGAGCTGACAGAACTATGTTCGAACAACGCGTAAATTCTGACGTACTGACCGTATCTACCGTAAATTCACAGGATCAGGTGACCCAAAAGCCACTTCGTGATTCGGTCAAACAGGCACTGAAGAACTATTTTGCTCAACTGAATGGTCAAGATGTAAGTGATCTGTATGAGCTGGTATTGGCTGAAGTAGAGCAGCCTCTGTTGGACATGGTGATGCAATACACCCGTGGCAACCAGACCCGTGCAGCCCTGATGATGGGTATCAACCGCGGTACACTGCGTAAGAAACTGAAAAAATACGGCATGAACTAATAGTCTTTGGCTATCATGTTGTTGCGAAAGCGCTTGTCCCTCCGGGGCTGGCGCTTTTTTATTTTTTGAGCGGATAAAATTTTCTTGTCAGATTATTCCTCTGCACATCTTCCTGAAGTCCCGTTAATCTGTGTAAAATTACAGCCAATGGAAATGCCTACCCAGGCCTGCAGCCCTTACCTTTCTGATAGCCGTGCGTCACGCCCCGCAAATGTAAAGTTCTGCCAGCTTAGGAAGCAGGCTAAACCATCGTCCTGAATGGGTGTCTGAGTGATTGTATCGCAGCTGATTGTTGTCAACTTGCGTTACAGGTTCTCTGGTCCTTAACGTCAAAATGAGCAATAGATGAAGCCGTCACAAAAATTCCGCCGGGGTTTTCTTCGCCCACGCTACTGGTTAACCTGGTTTGGCGTCAGCGTACTCTTTCTGCTGGTCCAACTCCCGTATCCTTTACTGCATAAGTTCGGCATCTGGATAGGACGCACTTCTATGCGCTTTATGAAGCGCCGCGTCTCGATTGCGCGCCGCAATCTGGAGCTGTGCTTTCCGGATATGGACAAAGATCAGCTGGAGCGCTGCATCGTCGGCAATTTCGAATCCCTGGGGATGGGCCTGATTGAAACCGGCATGGCCTGGTTTTGGTCCGACCGCCGCGTGAAGCGCTGGTTTAAAGTTAATGGCCTGCACAACCTGCAGGCTGCACAGGCCGATGGCCGTGGCGCGCTGATTATCGGCGTGCATTTTATGTCGCTGGAACTTGGCGGACGGGCAATGGGCCTCTGTCAGCCGATGATGGCCATGTATCGCCCGCATAACAACAAATTCATGGAGTGGGTGCAGACTAAAGGACGCATGCGCTCGAACAAAGCGATGATCAATCGTCGCGATCTGCGCGGTATGGTGCAGGCGCTGAAACAGGGTGAGGCCGTGTGGTTTGCACCGGACCAGGATTACGGCCCGAAAGGTAGCGTCTTCGCCCCGCTGTTTGCCGTACCTGAGGCGGCCACGACCAGCGGCACCTGGATGCTGGCACGCATGGCAAAACCTGCGCTGATCACCGTTGTGCTGATTCGCAACGAAGACGGCAGCGGCTATGAATTAGTGATCCAGCCAGAGCTGAAAGATTATCCCATCGAAAGCGAGCAGCAGGCTGCCGAGTACATGAACCGCGTCATTGAGCGCGAGATCATGCGTGCGCCCAATCAGTATATGTGGCTACACCGCCGCTTTAAAACGCGTCCCGGCGGAGCCAGTTCCCTCTATTAACCCGCGTTGCCCCCCTCCAGCGCCTCTGCGCGCTGGAGTTAGCCACTCTTTTTACACTTCAGTCACTAAAACTGCTATCTCCCTCACACTGCTTCCATATAGTGAAACTATTTGCACTATTTGTGACCATTAGTGCTATTTTTGCCCCGTCCTGGTGCGCGATATTAATCGAACTTACCAAATGCTTCTGAATATTAGCAATGCTTTCCAATAGATTCAGGGCTCTGCAAATCTGGCACTACCTTTGCAAAGCAGTGAATGGCTTCGGCCACAGACAGGCAAAGTGCACCAAAGCGTGCATTACACATAACAAAACGTTTTCGCCACACAGGATGCTTTATGAAAAAGATGATGCTTTCAACTTTGGTTGCCGCTGCTACGCTGTTTGCGGTTGCGAATCAGGCTCACGCTGGCACCACGCTGGACGCCATTAAGAAGAAAGGCTTTGTGCAGTGCGGTATCAGTGACGGCTTACCGGGCTTCTCCTATGCGGATGCCAGCGGTAAGTTTTCCGGCATCGACGTGGACGTTTGTCGTGCGGCTGCCGCAGCCGTATTTGGTGATGCGACCAAGGTAAAGTACACCCCGCTGACGGCAAAAGAGCGTTTCACCGCACTGCAGTCAGGTGAAGTGGATATCCTGTCACGTAACACCACCTGGACCTCTGCACGTGACGGCGGCATGGGCTTCATCTTCGCTGGCGTTAACTACTACGATGGCATCGGCTTCCTGACCCACCAGAAAGCAGGTCTGAAAAGTGCTAAAGAGCTGGACGGCGCAACCGTTTGCATTCAGGCCGGTACCGACACTGAACTGAACGTGGCGGACTACTTTAAAGCCAACAAAATGCAGTATACCCCGGTGACCTTCGACCGTTCTGACGAGTCGGCGAAAGCGCTGGATACCGGTCGTTGCGATACCCTCGCCTCTGACCAGTCTCAGCTGTATGCACTGCGCATCAAGCTGGGCAAACCAGACGAGTTCGTCGTACTGCCGGAAGTGATCTCTAAAGAGCCTCTGGGCCCGGTAGTACGCCGCGGTGATGATGACTGGTTCACCATCGTTAAATGGTCTCTGTTCGCCATGCTGAACGCGGAAGAGATGGGTATTACCTCTAAAAACGTCGACGAGATGACGGCTAAGCCCTCTACCCCTGATATGGCTCACCTGCTGGGCGCCGAAGGTGACTTCGGTAAAGACCTGAAGCTGGACAACAAATGGGCTTACAACATCATCAAGCAGGTGGGTAACTATCAGGAAGTCTTTGACCGTAACGTCGGTAAAGATAGCCAGCTGAAAATTGCCCGTGGTCAGAATGCACTGTGGAACCAGGGCGGCATCCAGTACGCGCCACCAGTACGTTAATTCCCCCGATTACCGGGCACCCGCGTGCGGGTGCCCACGACAGAATTTTCGTTACTGAGGTCTCATCATGTCTCAACGCCCAACCGTAAAAAGGGATTTTTCATTCAGCAATCCTGCGGTGCGCGCCTGGCTTTACCAGATCATTGCGATCGTCGCGGTTGTTGCCGTAGCAGGTTATCTGATTCATAACACCATCATTAACCTGGCAAGCCGTGGCATTACTTCCGGTTTTGGTTTCCTTGAACGTAGCGCTGGCTTCGGTATCGTCCAGCATCTGATCGACTACAGCGAGGGGGATACCTACGCACGCGTGTTCCTGGTGGGTCTCACCAACACGCTGCTGGTTTCCGCACTCTGTATTGTCTTTGCCTCTTTTCTCGGCTTCTTTATTGGTCTGGCACGTCTGTCTGACAACTGGCTGCTGCGGAAAATTTCCAATATCTATATTGAGACGTTCCGCAACATTCCCCCGCTGCTGCAGATCTTCTTCTGGTACTTTGCGGTGCTGCGCAATCTGCCGGGACCGCGCCAGGCGCTGAATGCCTTTGATCTCGCTTTCGTCAGTAACCGCGGGCTCTACATCCCATGGCCTGAGTACGCGCCGGGCACCCTGCCATTTCTGTTGGCGTTACTGCTTGCCGTCCTGGCGACGGTCGGCCTGTTCCGCTATAACAAAAAGCATCAGCTTAAAACCGGGCAGCTGCGCCGCACCTGGCCGGCGGCGATTGCGATGCTGGGGCTGTTTCCGCTGCTGGCTTCAACGTTTGCCGGCAGCCCGATGCACTGGGATATCCCGGAGCTGAAGGGCTTTAACTATCGCGGTGGCTTTGTTCTGATCCCTGAGCTGGCGGCCCTGACGCTGGCGCTGTCGATCTACACCTCGTCATTTATCGCGGAGGTGATCCGTTCAGGCATTCAGTCCGTACCGCACGGTCAGCATGAGGCTGCCCGCTCGCTCGGCCTGCCAAACCCGGTGACGCTACGCCAGGTCATCATCCCACAGGCGATGCGCGTGATCATTCCACCGCTGACCAGCCAGTATCTCAATATCGTGAAAAACTCCTCGCTGGCTGCCGCGATTGGCTATCCCGATATGGTGTCGCTGTTTGCCGGGACGGTGCTGAACCAGACGGGCCAGGCCATTGAGACAATCGCCATCACCATGGGTGTTTATCTCATCATCAGCCTGACGATTTCGCTGTTAATGAATATCTATAACCGCAAAATCGCGCTGATTGAACGCTAAGAGAACGGGATAATTATGACTGTAACGACTCATGACACTCCGCCCGTACCGACTAACGCGTTCTCACGTGCCGTCGTTTGGGCAAGAAAAAATCTGTTCTCCAGCTGGGGAAACTCACTGCTGACCCTGTTCTGTATCTGGGTGATGTGGGTGGTGATCCCCCCCGCGCTGAACTGGCTGGTGTTCCAGGCGAACTGGTTCGGCAACACCCGCGCAGACTGTACCAGGGAAGGCGCATGCTGGGTGTTTATCCATGCGCGTTTCGGCCAGTTTATGTATGGGCTGTATCCCCACGAGTTACGCTGGCGCATTAATCTGGCGCTGGTTATCGGCCTGCTATCCATCGTCCCGATGTTCCTGAAAAGCCTGCCGCGTCGCGGTAGCTATATCGCCGCCTGGGCCGTGATCTATCCGATTGTGGTGTGGTTCCTGCTGTACGGCGGCTATCTGGGGCTGGAACGCGTGGAAACCCGTCAGTGGGGCGGCCTGACGCTGACGCTGATCATCGCTTCAGTGGGTATCGCCGGTGCGTTGCCGCTGGGGATTCTGCTGGCGCTGGGCCGTCGCTCGCGTATGCCGGTGGTGCGCACGCTCTGTATCCTGTTTATCGAGTTCTGGCGCGGCGTCCCGCTGATCACCGTGCTGTTTATGTCCTCGGTGATGCTGCCGCTGTTTATGGCGGAAGGCAGCACTATTGATAAGCTGATCCGTGCGCTGGTTGGGGTGATCCTGTTCCAGTCAGCCTATGTTGCCGAAGTGGTGCGCGGCGGGTTGCAGGCGTTGCCAAAAGGTCAGTACGAAGCCGCTGAGTCGCTGGCGCTGGGCTACTGGAAAACCCAGGGATTGGTGATCCTGCCGCAGGCGTTGAAGCTGGTCATCCCCGGGCTGGTTAACACCATCATCGCCCTGTTCAAAGATACCAGCCTGGTGATCATCATCGGCCTTTTCGATCTGTTCAGTAGCGTGCAGCAGGCCACCGTCGACCCAACCTGGCTGGGTATGTCCACCGAGGGTTACGTCTTTGCTGCACTGGTCTACTGGATTTTCTGTTTTAGCATGTCGCGCTATAGCCAGTATCTGGAGAAGCGCTTTAACACCGGGCGTACGCCACACTGAGGTTCAACATGACTCAAATTATTACTCAAGCTGACGACGCGATGATGATTACGCTGGAAAACGTGAACAAGTGGTATGGTCAGTTTCATGTCCTGAAGAATATCAATCTGCAGGTAAAACCGCGCGAACGTATCGTACTCTGCGGGCCTTCCGGCTCGGGAAAATCGACAACGATTCGCTGCATCAACCATCTGGAAGAGCATCAGCAGGGCCGTATTGTGGTAGATGGCACCCTGCTTAATGACGATCTGCGTAATATCGAACGCGTGCGCACGGAAGTCGGCATGGTGTTTCAGCACTTCAATCTCTTCCCGCACCTGAGCGTATTGCAGAACTGTACTCTGGCCCCTATCTGGGTACGCAAAACGCCGAAGAAAGAAGCTGAAGAGCTGGCGATGCATTACCTGGAGCGCGTGCGTATTGCCGAGCATGCGCACAAATTCCCGGGGCAGCTCTCCGGTGGCCAGCAGCAGCGCGTGGCGATTGCCCGCTCATTGTGCATGAAGCCGAAAATCATGCTGTTCGATGAACCGACCTCAGCGCTGGACCCCGAGATGGTGAAGGAGGTTCTCGATACCATGATTGGCCTGGCAGAAGATGGTATGACCATGCTTTGCGTAACCCATGAAATGGGCTTTGCGCGCACCGTGGCCGACCGCGTGATCTTTATGGACCGCGGTGAGATCGTTGAGCAGGCTGCGCCGCAGGAGTTCTTCTCTAATCCTAAGTCAGAACGCACCCGCGCTTTCCTGTCGCAGGTCATCCACTAATTTCACGTGGTAACTGAGGTACAAAGCCCCGATCAGTGATGGCCGGGGCTTTTTTAACGCCATGTTTTCAACGGTTATCCGCTAATATTGTGTTTTCCTGGATTGCGCACAAACAAAAAAGCCCCATGCTTTCGCATGAGGCTTGTCTGTTTAATTGATGCCTGGCAGTTCCCTACTCTCGCATGGGGAGACCCCACACTACCATCGGCGCTACGGCGTTTCACTTCTGAGTTCGGCATGGGGTCAGGTGGGACCACCGCGCTAAAGCCGCCAGGCAAATTCTTGATTTACCGAACTCACGCTTTATAACTGGTGCTGATACCCAGAGTCGAACTGGGGACCTCACCCTTACCAAGGGTGCGCTCTACCAACTGAGCCATATCAGCATTTTTAACTGTAAAGGGCGACACGAATGTCGCCCTTTTTAAATTGATGCCTGGCAGTTCCCTACTCTCGCATGGGGAGGCCCCACACTACCATCGGCGCTACGGCGTTTCACTTCTGAGTTCGGCATGGGGTCAGGTGGGACCACCGCGCTAAAGCCGCCAGGCAAATCTTGGTGCATGAAACGAATCTTTTGCACTGCTGCTGCGTTGGCCGCGCTCGCAAAGTCAGTCACATACTTCAGTATGCTCCCTCCTTTCCTTCGCTTGCCGCCTTGCCTCAGCACAAAATCTTTCGTTCCCGCTAAATTGTTATCCGGTCACAGGCTGAAAATCTCTTTTGCGTCTCTCATAACGCACACCAGAACGCTTCTGGCGTTGTAAGGTTAAGCCTCACGGGTCATTAGTACCGGTTAGCTCAACGCATCGCTGCGCTTACACACCCGGCCTATCAACGTCGTAGTCTTCAACGTCCCTTCAGGACTCTCAAGGAGTCAGGGAGAATTCATCTCGAGGCAAGTTTCGCGCTTAGATGCTTTCAGCGCTTATCTTTTCCGCACTTAGCTACCGGGCAATGCCATTGGCATGACAACCCGAACACCAGTGGTGCGTTCACTCCGGTCCTCTCGTACTAGGAGCAACCCCTCTCAATTCTCCAGCGCCCACGGCAGATAGGGACCGAACTGTCTCACGACGTTCTAAACCCAGCTCGCGTACCACTTTAAACGGCGAACAGCCGTACCCTTGGGACCTACTTCAGCCCCAGGATGTGATGAGCCGACATCGAGGTGCCAAACACCGCCGTCGATATGAACTCTTGGGCGGTATCAGCCTGTTATCCCCGGAGTAC
This window harbors:
- a CDS encoding amino acid ABC transporter ATP-binding protein, whose protein sequence is MTQIITQADDAMMITLENVNKWYGQFHVLKNINLQVKPRERIVLCGPSGSGKSTTIRCINHLEEHQQGRIVVDGTLLNDDLRNIERVRTEVGMVFQHFNLFPHLSVLQNCTLAPIWVRKTPKKEAEELAMHYLERVRIAEHAHKFPGQLSGGQQQRVAIARSLCMKPKIMLFDEPTSALDPEMVKEVLDTMIGLAEDGMTMLCVTHEMGFARTVADRVIFMDRGEIVEQAAPQEFFSNPKSERTRAFLSQVIH